DNA from Hypanus sabinus isolate sHypSab1 chromosome 31, sHypSab1.hap1, whole genome shotgun sequence:
CCAAGAAGATGACCGAGTCCAGGGCGCACCAGCAGACCGGCCTGATCCTGGACTGCAGCGGCCTGATGGAGTACACCAAGATGCAGCTGCACGGTGCCATCAGCCTGGGCTGGCCCGAGGGTCCGGGTCCGGGTCCAGGAGCCGCGGGGGCGGCCGAGCCCGCCAAGCTCACCGTCTTCGACCTGCTCTCCAGCCGGGACGCCAAGCACCGCCGGTGCCAGGACGGGGGCCGGCCGGACTCGGGGCCGGGAAGGTCGGGGCGCCCGGCGGTGCCGCACTCGCTGCAGCTGGTGCTCAGCCCGCTCGGCGCGCAGGACAAGGACGCGCAAGGTAGGCGGCGGAGGGTCACTGTGTATTTAATTCTGCCGCGACCTGcccctctacaccctcccccctctctaccccttcttcctctccctaaCACTATCTTCCTGCCTGTTATTCTCACTCTCGTTCCCCTACCCTCTCCttgttcccctcccctctccttgtTCCCCTCGCCCCGTATCCTTCCCTCTCTTCCACCCCTCCCTCTGCAATGGAGGTGGGGAGCAGTAGCCGGGCAACTGCCCCTGGGAGGAGGGAGTAATGACTGCCCCATGGTGTCTGAAGATTAACACCTGTCCCAGGGGTTCAGCATCCGTatctgctggaaatctggagcgtCACAGTCAaggtgctgcaggaactcagcacgccaggcagcatctgtggaaataaatagACGGTCGATGTTTTCGGCTGAGCcccctcaggactggaaaagaagggggaggatgccagaaaaaggtggggagggggggggtctgCGGTCTCGCTGGtgcagaggaggccgcatcaggagcaAGTGCAACAAGTAGAAAGGTTAGGTTGCTTGATACACCTGAGACTGGTGGGGCCCAGAATCGCGCAGGACCTCGTGGGAGGGATTGATCTCGGAGTAGGTTGAAGGGTTAGCACAacttggtgggccgaagggcctgtaatgctccCTTTCTCTTCCGTTCCAGCCGATGTCGGCGGGGGTCTCGCCTCCGAGCCTGCCAGGGGTCCGGATGCCCGGAGCGCGCCCCTCGACCCGCTGACCCCGGACATCGAGAGCGCCGAGCTGAGCCCCATCCTGCCCTTCCTGTACCTGGGCAACGAGCGCGACGCCCAGGACCTGGCGCGCATGCAGCAGCTCAACGTGGGCTTTGTCATCAACGTCACCACCCACCTGCCTCTCTACCACGCCCAGGGGGGTGCCCTGCGCTACAAGAGGCTTCCCGCCACTGACAACGGCAAGCAGAACCTCCGGCAGTACTTCGAGGAGGCCTTTGAGTTCATAGGTGAGAAGGCGGCGGGGGTTGCTCGCCAGAGGTTAACCGTAGACCAAAGACTTGGCAGCAGAATTTGGCCCACTGATTTATCATCCCgcccttcttccccccccccccccccccgtaactttagacgccctgactaatcaagaacccatcaccctccactttaatgacccactgacttggcctcctttgtagcaatgaattccacagattcaccgccctctggcttaCAAAGTTTCTTCTCATCTCCGTAATAAAGGGATgaccttccattctgaggctgtactccccccactgtaggaaacatcctctccacatccactctatctgtgtcctctggtcctagactccccaactataggaaatatcctctccacatccactctatctgtgtcctctgatcctagattcccccactataggaaacatcctctgcacatccactctatctgtgtcttctggtcctggactcccccactataggaaacatcctctccacatccactctatctgtgtcctctggtcctagactcccccactacaggaaacatcctctccacatccactctatctgtgtcctctggtcctagactcctccactataggaaacatcctctccacatccactctatctgtgtcctctggtcctagactcccccactataggaaacatcctctccacacccactctatctgtgtcctctggtcctagactcccccactataggaaacatcctctccacatccactctatctgtgtcctctgatcctagactccccactataggaaacatcctctccacatccactctatctgtgtcctctggtcctagactcccccactataggaaacatcctctccacatccactctatctgtgtcctctggtcctagactcccccactacaggaaacatcctctccactctttctaggcctttcaatattcaacaggtttcaatgagaacatccCTCATTCTTCCAGGCCGTAGCGCGTACAGGCCTGGAGCCGTCAGGCACGCCtcacacgttaaccctttcattcccaggatcctcCTCggggaccctctccaaagcccgcACAGTGTTGCTGAGCTGAGGGATCTCGGGATCCAAGTTGACAGCCCCTGGAAGTGGCTCCACACGTCGATAGGGTTATgcaatgtttgcttttattagccGGGgcgttgagttcaaaagtcagcagGTTTTGTTACAaccttataaaactctggttcagccacatctggagaatttcacacagttctggtcgccccgctACAGGAAGGACATCGGGGCTTTGGCGAGGGGGCAGAAGAGGGTCACCccgatgctgcctggtttagcggGCGTGTGCTATCAGGAGAGGCGGGACAAACTTGGGCTGGtttctctggagtgtcggaggctgagggcagatctgatccaggtttataagattatgagaggcaaagatagcGTGGACAGGGAGTGTCTGTTTCCCCGGGGTTGAAGTAtgtaatactagagggcatacaccgaaggggagagaagggtaggttcaaagggaatGTGAAGGGTGAGTTTTAGAGAGTGGtgatgcctggtgtggtggtggaggcaaatacattagaggcttttcagAGACGTTTGGAGAGGCACATGGaggtgaggcagatggagggacatggacatggtgaaggttggggggggttattgtttgggtgtttttgatttgctttttagctggtacagcacaacattgtgggccgaatggcctgtacctatgctgtattgctctatggtCGATGCtctgtcctttcttagatatgagcCCAAaattgctgacaatactccacgtcaggcctcaccagtgctttctcGAGCCTGAGCATtaaatccttgctcttgtattctagtccgtTCAAAATGAATGCTCATATTGCATTTGCCAGgactgaacctgcaagttaacctccgGGGAATCCTGCTTGAtgatatttccccccccccccctctcccctgaGCTCATTTATTgcccagtctggcctctctcctgcctatcacctccccccgggtccccccctccttccctttctcctgtggtcctctccagcccttcacctttcccacccacctggctaccctccttcctcctccccctcgcctgtttattctggtgtcttcccgcttcctttccagtcctgcagtcccgaaacgtcgactgtttattcctctccacagatgctgcctggcctgcccagTATTGTGTGCGTTGGTTATACGCAAGCCTTTGTTCCACATTACGCAAGTCTTCTGATTCTCGTCCCTGTCCACGTGCGTTTTTAAACGTTGTAATTCTATCCACTTGCCCTGGCAGCACTGCCCTGTGCAACCTCTGCCTtgagggtttcccaacctggccCGGCTAGCGGTGGGGGTCCATGGCACTGAAAGAGGGTTGGGAAGCCCCTGCCCGAGAACTCGGGCCTTTGAATCTTCACAAGTCTAGGTTGCTCGCTCCGCCGCCTTGCGTCGGGGATGTGGCGGGTGGAGTTTAATGCCGTCGACGGGGATGTGGCGGGTGGAGGTTACCGTGGCGGGTGGAGTTTAATGCCGTCGACGGGGTGTCCGCAGACGCTTTGGAATCAGTTGGCGGTCGCAGAGGTTCAGGTAGCCGACATTGGTTACACAGGAAAGGCCACAGTTGGAGCAAAATCCAGTGCAGTGCAACGAGGTCTTCTATGGTGATTGCAGATTAGTGGTTTAATGGTGATTAATACTCTGGCCACTTTGTTTGATATACCTGCTCATTATTGCaagtatccaatcagccaatcgtgtggcagcaacacGATGCATTGAAGCATGCAGAcagagtcaagaggttcagacccaacgtcagaatggggaagaaatgtgatctgagtgactttgaccgcgggatgattgttggtgccagatggggtggttcgagtatctcagaagccgctgatcccctgggatttttattaacaacaGTCTCCAGAGGTTACAGAGAGCGGTGCGATTAAAACATCAAccggtgagcggcagttctgagggtgaaaacgcctcgttaatgagagaggtcggtggagaatggccaggctggttcgagctgacaggaaggtgacagtaactcaacgttacaacagtgctgtgcagaagagcatctccgaacgCACGACACGCCGAACCTTGGAGCGGATGGGCGACTGTGAACGTACACTCCGTGACCACTTCActagagagaggagagtggccacTAAATCCATTTAGTGATTCGGgctttgctggttggttcaagagctcaatggtggagctggcttCCTGACACCCAAGCTGTGTACCCTTCCCCTCTACCGGTGATGAGTGGTAGGGGTATCAAAGCCAGCAGGAAGGGGTAACCCTGCCACCACTCCCAGTCCTCCCGAAGGACTCTCACACGGGCTGGTAAACTGCCTGAATAAGATTTGTACGCACCAAAATGCCGTGGTAATATCCATCCACTGCTCAACCTCCGTCGGGTGAGCGAAAAGGTTTAATGAAGTTATACAAGACATTGatcaggcctaatttggagtattgtgagcggttCTGGACACTGGCCTACAGGAAAGATCTTAATAAGGTTGAACGAGTATGGAGAAgatttaacaaggatgttgccgggtctggagggcctgggttatagagaaaggttgaacaggttaggactactccctggagcgtaggagagtgaggggagatttgatagaggtgtacgaacTTATGAGAGACAAATAGACGCGTGCGGGCATTTTCAACTGGGGTTGGGTGGGGTGGGACTGGaaccagaggtcgtgggttaagggtgaaaggtgacttTCAAGGAGAACGCGAGGGGGAGCTTCGCTCGGAgggtggtgagcgtgtggaattAGCCCGAGCGGTGGATGCACGTTCGATTTTTTCAGAGCAGTTTGGATGGGTACAGTGGAAGGAGTCGTTAGCGTCAGATCGGGTCAGCGAGGCGGTGCGGGGGCGGGGGCAGCCCGCGACTGGCTAGCCCTCAATCCGAGGGCGCCTGGGCCCACCGGGTCACGGGGAGCGCGTCCGTGCGGACGTCGGCCGGATTGCACCCCTGTCTCTGTGGGAACGGACGCGGTCGTGAGGCGTTTGGTGGGTGgctggaggggagggggggggtgtgtTTCTCTCTGCCCACTCTCCCGATGCCTCTTtcttttcccctcaccagaggaGGCCCAGGAGTCGGGGAAGGGCGTGCTGATCCACTGCCAGGCGGGCGTGTCGCGTTCAGCCACTCTCGTCATCGCCTACCTGATGAAGCACACACTAATGACCATGACCGACGCCTACAAGTACGTAAAGGGCAAGCGCCCCATCATCTCCCCCAACCTCAACTTCATGGGGCAGCTGCTGGAGTTCGAGATGGACCTCAACAAGGGCCTGACGCCCCGCATCCTCACCCCCAAGCTCACCGGGCTGGAGACGGAGGTTTAGGCTGCTGGGGGCCTCGGGAGCCAGCCGGCGAGGGGGTGGCCGACCCCGGGCCTGTCTCCGCTGCCAGACTCTCACACTGTGACGAACTGCCTGCTGACTGGTACCCTGGCGATCTacagcgccccccccccctcctgcccacggcggggggggggggggtgggggaaggagtgccgtgggaggggtCCGTTCCCCGTTTGGGAGGGAGTTTATTCTGAGACTCTTTACTGTGAGCCGCGTTGCTGGGCGGGCAACTGGCCGGGCCAGACGGCCGTCTCCCCGTCGGCCGGGCGCCCTGTTCGGTGGGGAGGGTACTACCTCTGTGGCTCGAGGCTCGTTTCCTCGAGCCCTCGCTGTGCTCCGGCCCTCCCCGCCGCACGCCGAGGGCAGGGCCACCCCATCCCCTGAGGGGGGCCCCACGGCACCGGCGGGCTCTCCTGGGTGGCTCCCCATGGGTACGGGGCGGGCGAGAGTGAGGAGGCGGAAGGTGTTGGCTGGCCCTACCTGCGTGtgtggacgggggggggggggggaggattggACCTACGCCGGTGGGTGAAGAGAAAGTCTTCCATGCAGGGCACCCATACTGGGGGGAGAATAGGACCCTGGAGGGTGTTGCACAGGTAGGGGGGAGTAGAAAGCTTGGCTGCTGCTGCcccgaggagagagagaagggccCCTCTGTGCCGGTCAACTTGCGTCGGGCTGGACGGTGCCAGCGGTCTCCCTGTTTGATGCCTCCCGCTCAGGCTCTGCGCCCAGGGGGACGCCGTTTCAAGGCTGTGCTCGGTGAAGCCGACAATCCCCGGCGAGCAGGCGTGACCCACGAACCGCGTTCACCTCAATCCGTTCAGCACGGCTTCTGCCTCCTGATAAAAGTCTTTCATTGCTTCCAGGACCGGGTTTACTTTCAGGCACCCTGGGGGCGTGGGGCCCCTCTCGTCAACCTCTGACTCTCACTTGTAAACCCTCTGCAGAATCTGACTAGGCGATGTgtagggggagattcactctgtgtctgaccgcgggagtgtgtgatgggacggtgtggagggagattcactctgtgtctgaccccgggagtgtgtgatgggacggagtggagggagattcactctgtctgaccccgggagtgtgtgatgggacggtgtggagggagattcactctgtgtctgaccccgggagtgtgtgatgggacggtgtggagggagcttcactctgtgtctgaccccgggagtgtgtgatgggacggtgtggagggagattcactctgtgtctgaccccgggagtgtgtgatgggatggtgtggagggagattcactctgtgtctgaccccgggagtgtgtgatgggacggtgtggagggagattcactctgtgtctgaccccgggagtgtgtgatgggacggtgcggagggagattcactctgtgtctgaccccgggagtgtgtgatgggacggtgcggagggagcttcactctgtgtctgaccccgggagtgtgtgatgggacggtgtggagggagattcactctgtgtgtgatgggatggtgtggagggagattcagtctgtgtctgaccccgggagtgtgtggtgggacggtgtggagggagattcactctgtgtctgaccccgggagtgtgtgatgggacggtgtggagggagattcactctgtgtctgaccccgggagtgtgtgatgggacggtgtggagggagattcactctgtgtctgaccccgggagtgtgtgatgggacggtgtggagggagcttcactctgtgtgtgaccccgggagtgtgcgatgggacggtgtggagggagattcatctgtgtctgaccccaggagtgtgtgatgggatggtgtggagggagattcagtctgtgtctgaccccgggagtgtgtgattggacggtgtggagggagtttcacactgtgtctgaccccgggggggtgtgatgggacagtatggagggagattcactgtgtgtctgaccccgggagtgtgcgatgggacggtgtggagggagattcactctgtgtctgaccccggaagtgtgtgacggGACTCTCCCTGACTCGGGTGTGCGAGAAGATAGGATGTGACCCTCTCTGTGATGCGGACTGCCCCTGCGTTTTGCACTAGTGAACCTTCATTGCTGGGCATAGGAGCCGTGCTCTCGCTGGGAGGCCGTTCTGCCCAGCTGTCCGAGCAGCAGATGGTGGGAGAtggctggggagtggggggacTTTACATGTTGGAGACAGGGGAGTCGTGGGCCTGGTCCGTCCATTGCCATTACCTACCTCCTCTCCCCGCCACGCACTGCACCAAATTATACGATGAACCTGCTCACATCGGTGACCTCAGAGCCGTGGGTCGAAGGTGAATCTTTGACCTTGGCTAGTGATTTGTGTCTATGTGTCAAATTTGTGTCGTTTatcttgctatttatttatttgtacccTATTGGTGGCAAATTTCCATCAAGTTatttattaaaattcaatttttAAATACGTCTGTTTGGTGAGTCATCCCTGGACGAAACATCGGGTTGCGAGGGGAGATGGAATCATGGTGTGGAATATCTAAAggctgtgatgctgaggctttgtaaggcattggtggataatgaacagttttggggccTTTATCTAAAAAAAGGCTGTACTCGTATTGGAGAGGTTCCACAAGAGATTGACAGTGTTCTCTGCAATGAAACAGTTGATgcttgatggctccgggcctgtactcgctggtgtTTAGGAGGAAGggacaatctcattgaaaccagttgtttcctgcagtgggggagtctgggaccagaggacacagatagattggatgtggagaggatgtttcctatagtgggggagtctaggaccagaggacacagatagactggatgtggagaggatgtttcctatagtgggggagtctaggaccagaggacacagagagagtggatgtggagaggatgtttcctatagtgggggagtctgggaccagaggacacagagagaatggatgtggagaggatgtttcctatagtgggggagtctaggaccagaggacacagagagagtggatgtggagaggatgtttcctatagtgggggagt
Protein-coding regions in this window:
- the LOC132384078 gene encoding dual specificity protein phosphatase 10-like, whose product is MSPTPLEEPLVIRVLQRPRSLALRLGEGVPGFAVERSPRLRCRGQAARKPSLMQQLPGLGRRAVQRKAALQLSPARERSASPAAGCRGSMHPLKCGCRGCWRLLRREDSGSPASCSACVPCKAGLRALGGGAAASTLRRLGCLPALSCLTCEPGVRSLGSSCSFCSSDPIVTYNPRAGGEAEGSGRRLWPDQLAKKMTESRAHQQTGLILDCSGLMEYTKMQLHGAISLGWPEGPGPGPGAAGAAEPAKLTVFDLLSSRDAKHRRCQDGGRPDSGPGRSGRPAVPHSLQLVLSPLGAQDKDAQADVGGGLASEPARGPDARSAPLDPLTPDIESAELSPILPFLYLGNERDAQDLARMQQLNVGFVINVTTHLPLYHAQGGALRYKRLPATDNGKQNLRQYFEEAFEFIEEAQESGKGVLIHCQAGVSRSATLVIAYLMKHTLMTMTDAYKYVKGKRPIISPNLNFMGQLLEFEMDLNKGLTPRILTPKLTGLETEV